A window from Fibrobacter sp. UWB11 encodes these proteins:
- the yfcE gene encoding phosphodiesterase, translated as MRALILSDIHGSALAARQALTFFDKFNCDKIILLGDTLYHGPRNPLPAGHGPMQVVEALAPYKDRIIAVRGNCDADVDLMMLDFSIENEYKVIEDNGFHLFLSHGHIFMPECFPKDALNAIESTGAAQSSAQSTMQSKAEANKKPQIDAYLFGHTHVWKLEKNFRDVLMVNPGSTSLPKGGNPPTFGFYECTPATANEPAHAKFSIHTLQDGSEIKSVTL; from the coding sequence ATGCGCGCATTAATACTCTCTGACATTCATGGTTCAGCCTTGGCTGCAAGGCAAGCATTAACGTTCTTTGATAAGTTCAACTGCGACAAGATTATCTTGCTTGGCGACACGCTTTATCACGGGCCTAGAAACCCGCTCCCGGCAGGCCACGGCCCCATGCAAGTCGTCGAAGCACTCGCGCCTTATAAAGACCGCATAATTGCCGTCCGCGGGAACTGCGATGCCGATGTAGATTTGATGATGCTCGATTTTTCTATCGAAAACGAATACAAAGTCATCGAGGACAATGGTTTCCATTTATTCCTGAGCCACGGGCACATCTTTATGCCGGAATGTTTCCCGAAAGATGCGCTGAACGCCATCGAATCTACGGGTGCGGCGCAATCCTCAGCGCAGTCGACAATGCAGTCTAAAGCCGAGGCAAATAAAAAGCCGCAAATCGATGCCTACCTGTTCGGCCATACGCACGTCTGGAAACTCGAAAAGAACTTCCGCGATGTTCTCATGGTCAATCCCGGTTCTACAAGCCTCCCCAAAGGCGGGAATCCACCGACCTTCGGATTCTATGAATGTACGCCAGCAACAGCAAACGAGCCTGCACATGCGAAATTCAGCATACACACGCTGCAGGACGGCTCGGAAATTAAGTCCGTGACTTTATAG
- a CDS encoding nucleoside recognition domain-containing protein, with protein MVLNVIWLVFFFGAFIACIVQWLAFGDSGIFNKAILGAFDMSKTAFEIALGLTGILSLWLGILKIGEKAGAVQILAKIVQPLFSRLFPQIPKGHPVVGTMLMNISANMLGLDNAATPMGLQAMKQLQELNPNEDKTVASDSQIMFLVLNASGLTLIPVSIMTYRAQLGAANPSDVFLPLLLSTFFSTIAGIFALSFFQKIKLKDPVTVAWLGGISACVIAIMFYFSHLTAEAIGTTSLFISGIVLFGIIVAFLGLACYKKVQAYEAFVEGAKEGFNTAVMIIPNLVAILVGVAVFRASGAMDLVMNGISALLGLIGVGNDVVPALPTALMKPLSGSGARGMMIDAMKNLGPDSFAGRLSCMFQGAADTTFYIIAVYFGSVGVKKTRHAVTCALIADAVGVIAAIIIAYIFFPPIH; from the coding sequence ATGGTTTTAAACGTAATTTGGCTCGTCTTTTTCTTTGGTGCATTTATCGCATGCATCGTCCAATGGCTCGCATTCGGTGACTCCGGCATTTTCAATAAAGCTATTCTCGGGGCATTCGACATGTCTAAAACGGCTTTCGAAATCGCCCTCGGCCTCACGGGCATTTTGAGCCTTTGGCTCGGCATCCTCAAAATCGGAGAAAAAGCAGGCGCAGTCCAGATTCTCGCCAAGATTGTCCAACCGCTCTTTTCGAGACTTTTTCCGCAAATTCCAAAAGGACATCCGGTTGTAGGCACCATGCTCATGAACATCAGCGCGAACATGCTCGGCCTCGATAACGCAGCAACTCCGATGGGTCTCCAAGCCATGAAGCAGTTGCAAGAGCTCAACCCGAACGAAGACAAGACCGTCGCAAGCGATTCGCAAATCATGTTCCTTGTTTTAAACGCAAGTGGACTTACGCTAATTCCTGTTAGCATAATGACTTACCGTGCCCAGCTCGGCGCCGCAAACCCAAGCGATGTCTTTTTGCCGCTTTTGCTTTCCACATTCTTCAGCACCATCGCAGGTATTTTCGCACTCAGCTTTTTCCAGAAAATCAAGCTCAAGGATCCCGTAACCGTCGCATGGCTCGGCGGCATCAGTGCATGCGTCATCGCCATCATGTTCTACTTTAGTCATCTCACCGCAGAAGCTATCGGCACAACGAGTCTCTTTATTAGCGGAATTGTTCTATTCGGCATTATCGTTGCATTCCTCGGCCTCGCCTGCTATAAGAAAGTCCAGGCATACGAGGCTTTCGTGGAAGGCGCAAAAGAAGGTTTCAATACAGCCGTAATGATTATTCCGAACCTTGTTGCAATTCTCGTCGGTGTTGCAGTATTCCGCGCAAGCGGAGCCATGGATCTTGTAATGAATGGTATTTCAGCATTACTCGGCCTTATCGGAGTCGGAAACGACGTTGTACCCGCCCTCCCCACCGCCCTCATGAAGCCCCTCAGCGGTAGCGGTGCCCGCGGCATGATGATCGATGCCATGAAGAACCTCGGCCCGGACAGCTTTGCAGGCCGTCTCAGTTGCATGTTCCAGGGAGCTGCCGACACGACATTCTACATCATAGCAGTCTATTTTGGTTCCGTGGGCGTGAAAAAGACCCGCCACGCCGTCACATGTGCCCTCATTGCAGATGCTGTCGGAGTCATTGCGGCAATCATTATTGCCTACATATTCTTCCCACCAATCCACTAG
- a CDS encoding bifunctional diguanylate cyclase/phosphodiesterase has product MDYVIFSSVYKDFRDAILDNVPDISALIKRVSSAIPPVCNILNIGFIKIKLIAPSSIISKEGLNEERIVYEDTTGYEQFPLIQTYRTGENGMATIEVRAKKNHKFTTPELQAAKLVCDDLFIMFGRARLMGAIHYASQTDTMTGAPNTAKLVHHSIELKSKNKLQNFSGIFINLKNYKYINQSKSPAIGDKGITIFTHTVMAMCHDDEMIARLGGDNFFVLVKKENRDEFIKKLTSVNINVPIPQSQPIPLTLQSRMGIYDIQPNDSMNEIMHCSSVALNESRVHPGNDIVFFTRNMLDKAYHEKEISSLFREALRRKEFIVYYQPKVSVKDQKLCGCEALVRWNRNGKIIAPVEFLPILEKEASICQLDFYVFRKVCEDIRSWIDAGMEPVRVSSNFSRHHLRNPHLMENILNIMKEFKIDSKYIEIELTEASDFEDKVSMQKFVNGLRENNINVSIDDFGTGYSTFSAIKDLNVNVIKLDKSLLDHIGDETHHDEVVIKNMVNMINELNLEVVAEGVENSKQLDFLQDAKCSTIQGFLFDKPLSKEEFEKRLLNKITYTHIS; this is encoded by the coding sequence ATGGACTACGTCATTTTCAGTAGCGTATATAAAGATTTTAGGGATGCTATTCTTGATAATGTGCCTGATATTTCAGCATTGATTAAGCGCGTTTCCAGCGCGATTCCTCCAGTTTGCAATATTCTAAACATTGGTTTCATCAAAATTAAACTTATAGCCCCAAGCTCCATTATATCCAAAGAAGGATTAAACGAAGAAAGAATTGTTTACGAAGATACCACCGGTTACGAGCAGTTCCCCTTAATCCAGACTTATCGAACGGGTGAAAATGGAATGGCCACCATCGAAGTCCGCGCCAAGAAAAACCACAAATTTACAACACCAGAACTCCAAGCTGCAAAACTCGTCTGCGACGACCTTTTCATCATGTTTGGCAGAGCTCGCCTTATGGGAGCAATCCACTATGCAAGCCAAACAGACACCATGACAGGCGCCCCCAACACGGCAAAACTTGTACACCACAGCATTGAGCTTAAATCCAAAAACAAGCTGCAGAATTTCAGCGGCATTTTTATCAATCTCAAGAACTACAAGTACATCAACCAGTCCAAATCCCCCGCTATTGGAGATAAGGGTATTACCATCTTTACGCATACAGTCATGGCAATGTGCCACGATGACGAAATGATTGCAAGACTGGGCGGCGACAACTTTTTTGTTCTTGTCAAAAAAGAGAACAGAGACGAATTCATCAAGAAATTGACCTCGGTGAACATAAACGTTCCGATACCGCAATCACAACCTATCCCGCTTACGCTACAAAGCCGCATGGGCATTTACGATATCCAGCCCAATGATTCGATGAACGAAATCATGCATTGCAGTTCCGTTGCGCTAAACGAGTCCAGAGTCCATCCCGGAAACGACATCGTCTTTTTCACAAGAAACATGCTCGACAAAGCCTACCACGAAAAGGAAATTTCTTCGCTTTTCCGCGAGGCTCTGCGCCGCAAGGAATTTATCGTCTATTACCAGCCCAAAGTGTCCGTCAAGGATCAAAAGCTTTGCGGTTGCGAAGCGCTTGTGCGCTGGAATCGCAATGGCAAAATAATCGCTCCCGTTGAATTTTTGCCGATTCTCGAAAAAGAAGCATCCATCTGCCAGCTCGACTTTTACGTATTCCGCAAAGTATGCGAAGACATCCGCTCCTGGATTGATGCAGGCATGGAACCCGTCCGCGTTTCTTCGAATTTCTCAAGGCACCATCTGCGCAACCCGCACCTTATGGAAAATATCTTGAACATCATGAAGGAATTCAAGATCGATAGCAAGTACATCGAAATTGAACTGACGGAAGCCTCCGATTTTGAAGATAAGGTTTCCATGCAGAAATTCGTAAATGGACTACGCGAGAACAACATTAACGTTTCTATCGATGACTTCGGTACAGGGTACTCCACATTCTCCGCCATCAAGGACTTGAACGTCAACGTCATCAAGCTCGACAAGTCGCTCCTCGACCACATTGGAGACGAAACACACCACGATGAAGTTGTCATCAAGAACATGGTGAACATGATCAACGAACTGAACCTCGAAGTCGTAGCCGAAGGTGTCGAAAACAGCAAGCAGCTAGATTTTCTACAAGACGCAAAATGCTCTACGATTCAGGGATTCCTTTTCGACAAGCCTCTCTCTAAGGAAGAATTCGAAAAGAGACTTTTGAACAAAATCACTTACACGCACATTTCCTAG
- a CDS encoding manganese efflux pump: MSTIEIIIIAIVEAMDCFAVAISTGLCKSGIKRSRAGLQAVSFGVFQGGMTMLGYFLGSFAERWFNTVGTPIACGILCILGGRMIFGAIRGGDEAVSCKHLSLTNILLLSIATSIDAFAVGISFAFMSVNLSFAVSAIAFASFAAGIIGFEIGRHTAKRFKTKIPELIAGIILIAIGVKMFI, from the coding sequence ATGAGCACTATAGAGATTATCATTATCGCGATTGTCGAAGCGATGGACTGTTTTGCGGTCGCCATTTCGACCGGGCTTTGCAAATCGGGAATCAAGCGCTCGCGCGCAGGGCTCCAGGCTGTTTCTTTTGGCGTTTTTCAGGGCGGCATGACCATGCTCGGATACTTTCTCGGGAGCTTCGCGGAACGCTGGTTCAACACCGTCGGAACACCGATTGCCTGCGGAATCCTTTGCATTTTGGGCGGTCGCATGATTTTTGGAGCCATCAGGGGTGGCGATGAGGCGGTCTCGTGCAAGCACTTAAGCCTCACGAACATTTTGCTTTTGTCCATCGCCACAAGCATCGATGCCTTTGCCGTTGGAATTTCGTTTGCTTTTATGAGCGTCAACTTGAGTTTTGCCGTAAGCGCCATCGCATTTGCAAGTTTTGCAGCAGGGATTATCGGTTTTGAAATCGGACGACATACCGCCAAGCGCTTTAAGACGAAGATTCCCGAACTTATCGCAGGGATTATCCTCATTGCCATCGGCGTGAAGATGTTTATTTAG
- the ligA gene encoding NAD-dependent DNA ligase LigA, with the protein MSEQKDIDRTRYFELKKQLEEASRLYYKDGVSPMSDQDFDFELKEMEALEAKYPELRGKESLTQRVGSDLTNDFAKVAHAVPMLSIANVYSEEEMREFVKAAEEGIADIESSLDPSTPLHSAQDDKCAGNDKHNSAQGEKRATWICERKIDGVSLSVVYENGRLKQAATRGDGAQGDDVTLNALTIADIPEYFDAKKLKIDPSEIPLGTFEVRGEVYMEREAFERLNEQFILENKKTFQNCRNTVSGSLKLKSVAECKTRPMRFFAYHIPQSNNKTHEENLKQLKRLGFHTNDYWTADTVDEIMAISEKIGASRDSLPFDIDGMVVKLNDLQQQRELGSTSKSPRWAIAYKFKAERAYTPLLSVEFQVGRTGAVTPVANLSPVRLAGTTVKRATLHNFDEVARLDLHYGDTVGVEKGGEIIPKITDVKRELRPAGASPVVAPEKCPVCGEQLTHIDGEVILRCENMHCQAQVQCLFEHFVSREAMNIENLGPALIASLLATGKIKRIPDLYRLTLEDLESQERMAKKSAKNVFDAIAASKQRSLENLLHGLGIRFVGRTSARNIAKHFRTLEKIRTATVEELQNVTDVGERIGKSVYEFFHTPLYTNEIDELVALGLPTEFKGVVKTLFQGQTAVITGTLPNMDRDEARKLIEENGGKVSGSVSKKTSWVLAGEAAGSKLTKANELGIPVHDEAWLMAQIANADESTNEDAGNSADNSIPADAASNTAKSAEDQMTLDL; encoded by the coding sequence ATGAGTGAGCAGAAAGATATTGACCGTACCCGCTATTTTGAATTAAAGAAACAACTGGAAGAAGCTAGCCGTCTTTATTACAAGGACGGGGTCTCCCCCATGAGCGACCAGGATTTTGACTTTGAGCTCAAGGAAATGGAAGCACTCGAGGCGAAGTATCCGGAATTGCGCGGCAAGGAATCACTCACGCAACGGGTCGGTAGCGACCTCACCAATGATTTTGCAAAAGTCGCACACGCCGTGCCGATGCTCAGCATTGCAAACGTGTACAGCGAAGAAGAAATGCGCGAATTTGTGAAGGCTGCGGAAGAAGGAATTGCCGATATCGAGAGTTCACTGGATCCTTCGACTCCGTTACACTCCGCTCAGGATGACAAATGCGCCGGGAATGACAAACACAACAGCGCGCAGGGTGAAAAGCGCGCGACGTGGATATGCGAGAGGAAGATCGATGGGGTTAGCCTTTCGGTGGTTTACGAGAATGGTCGTTTGAAGCAGGCGGCGACTCGTGGCGATGGTGCTCAGGGCGATGATGTGACGTTGAACGCCCTCACGATTGCAGATATTCCTGAATATTTTGACGCGAAGAAATTGAAGATTGACCCGTCGGAGATTCCGCTGGGAACGTTCGAAGTCCGCGGTGAAGTCTACATGGAACGCGAAGCATTTGAACGTTTGAACGAGCAGTTCATCTTGGAAAACAAGAAGACATTCCAGAACTGCCGCAATACGGTTTCGGGCTCGCTCAAGCTCAAGAGCGTTGCCGAATGCAAGACGCGCCCGATGCGCTTTTTTGCATACCACATTCCGCAAAGCAACAACAAAACTCACGAAGAGAACTTGAAGCAGCTCAAGCGTCTCGGTTTCCATACGAACGATTATTGGACCGCCGACACGGTCGATGAAATCATGGCGATTTCTGAGAAGATTGGAGCGAGCCGCGACAGTCTCCCGTTCGACATTGACGGCATGGTCGTGAAGCTGAACGATTTGCAACAGCAGCGAGAACTCGGCAGCACAAGCAAGAGCCCGCGCTGGGCCATCGCTTACAAGTTCAAGGCAGAACGTGCCTACACACCGCTTTTGTCTGTAGAATTTCAGGTCGGTCGCACCGGTGCCGTGACGCCTGTCGCAAATCTCTCACCCGTGCGCCTCGCAGGTACAACCGTGAAGCGCGCCACCCTCCACAACTTCGACGAAGTGGCAAGGCTTGACTTGCACTACGGCGACACAGTCGGCGTAGAGAAGGGTGGCGAGATCATCCCGAAAATCACCGATGTCAAGCGCGAGTTGCGCCCCGCAGGAGCCTCCCCCGTCGTTGCCCCCGAAAAATGCCCTGTGTGCGGTGAGCAACTCACGCACATCGACGGCGAAGTGATTCTCCGTTGCGAAAACATGCACTGCCAAGCGCAAGTGCAATGTTTGTTCGAGCATTTCGTAAGCCGTGAAGCGATGAACATCGAAAATCTCGGCCCCGCACTTATAGCAAGCCTCCTTGCCACCGGCAAAATCAAGCGAATTCCGGACCTTTACCGCCTTACGCTCGAAGACCTGGAATCGCAGGAACGCATGGCAAAGAAAAGCGCGAAAAACGTCTTTGATGCCATCGCCGCATCGAAACAGCGCAGCCTCGAAAATCTGTTGCATGGTCTTGGCATCCGCTTTGTCGGCCGCACCAGTGCCCGTAACATCGCAAAGCATTTCCGCACGCTTGAAAAAATCCGCACAGCGACTGTCGAAGAACTGCAAAACGTAACTGACGTCGGCGAGCGCATCGGAAAATCTGTCTACGAATTCTTCCACACGCCGCTTTACACGAACGAAATTGACGAACTCGTAGCGCTCGGACTCCCGACGGAATTCAAGGGCGTTGTCAAGACTTTATTCCAAGGGCAAACGGCGGTCATCACGGGAACGCTCCCGAACATGGACCGCGATGAAGCGCGCAAGCTCATCGAAGAGAATGGCGGCAAGGTCTCCGGTTCCGTCAGTAAAAAGACGAGCTGGGTTTTGGCAGGCGAAGCGGCTGGTTCCAAGCTCACCAAGGCAAACGAGCTCGGAATTCCCGTGCACGACGAAGCATGGCTTATGGCGCAAATTGCTAACGCCGACGAAAGTACTAACGAGGATGCCGGCAATTCAGCCGATAACAGCATCCCCGCTGATGCCGCGAGCAATACAGCAAAGTCCGCTGAAGATCAAATGACGCTGGATCTCTAG